In one window of Sphingomonas glaciei DNA:
- a CDS encoding TonB-dependent receptor: MRKPALLGVALSAIVAGTSANAQSQAADANPAQPAAPAAGSDASTPEQETQGLTDIVVTAQRRSESLQRAAIAVTAVSSDTLINAGVSDPTQLTKLVPALTVQPVGISSSFFIRGVGATAINSFQENAVAFSVGGVFFARPTAPSGTFFDLDRVEVLKGPQGTLYGRNATGGAINLIPRRPQLNKFGADAVAEYGNYDTFKAQAAINAPLGSIAAIRIAGQVVDRKGYLSDGYDDEKIQAIRGSLLLTPTDRFTLLLSADYVHQGGKGIGAVLVPTPQTPTAPSPSERIGASDPRITTILQDRTFSIFRFVPPFSSLPVNTIRNVVTVPRDDGFQDSSFWGVSATADNDLGFANLTTILAYRKSKPDILTYAPGFPGRLREDDDQYSGEIRLSSKDDTRLRYVVGAFLFREMQDGYNNYNQGLLANTEYLPKLTTTSKAVFGQLTYSLVDSFRLVAGGRYTKENKTLTGSTRNSSFFVPNPPSVPISGDLDFGKFTYKAGFEWDAAPRSLVYANISTGFKAGGFYPSAGRNTYKPETLTAYTLGAKNRFLDNRLQVNLEAFYWNYRDQQISYVGPIEATPGNFAQAGVTVNAGKARMYGAEAELLLRATPRDTFGATVQYLNSRYQSLVYNAISTNGSPLITSCAVTNDTRTATPPIRLFIVDCSGKPSVYSPKWTANLSYEHRFSVGSDYELVAGARSRLESSAWLNLDYLDYQKRGGSRTSDAYLNFSAPGNRWSVGAFVNNIEDSTVYAGGLTRPIINATLLTLRPPRTYGIRVGFHL, from the coding sequence ATGCGAAAGCCAGCCTTGTTAGGCGTCGCCCTGTCAGCAATCGTGGCGGGCACGAGTGCCAATGCGCAATCGCAAGCCGCCGACGCAAATCCCGCTCAGCCAGCGGCACCAGCCGCCGGGAGCGACGCGTCGACGCCGGAGCAGGAGACCCAGGGTCTCACCGACATCGTCGTAACCGCGCAGCGGCGCTCGGAATCCTTGCAACGCGCGGCCATCGCGGTGACGGCGGTGAGCAGCGACACGCTGATCAACGCGGGTGTCAGCGATCCTACTCAGCTGACCAAGCTTGTCCCGGCGCTCACCGTCCAGCCGGTTGGCATCTCGTCGAGCTTCTTCATTCGCGGCGTTGGCGCAACGGCGATCAACTCCTTCCAAGAAAATGCGGTCGCTTTCTCGGTCGGCGGCGTGTTCTTTGCGCGCCCGACAGCACCCTCAGGTACGTTCTTCGATCTCGACCGCGTCGAAGTGCTGAAGGGCCCGCAGGGAACACTCTATGGTCGCAACGCCACGGGCGGCGCGATCAATCTCATTCCGCGGCGCCCGCAGCTAAACAAGTTCGGCGCCGATGCCGTGGCCGAGTATGGCAACTACGACACCTTCAAGGCTCAGGCAGCAATCAACGCACCGCTCGGCAGCATCGCTGCCATCCGCATCGCCGGGCAAGTCGTCGACCGCAAGGGCTATCTGTCCGATGGCTATGACGACGAGAAGATCCAGGCGATCCGGGGCTCGCTGCTGCTCACGCCGACCGATCGCTTCACGCTGCTGCTGAGCGCGGACTATGTGCATCAGGGCGGCAAGGGAATCGGCGCGGTGCTCGTTCCGACGCCGCAGACGCCGACCGCACCGTCGCCTAGCGAGCGGATCGGTGCGTCGGACCCGCGCATCACCACGATCCTGCAGGATCGCACCTTCAGCATCTTCCGGTTCGTGCCGCCATTTTCGTCGCTGCCGGTCAACACGATCCGCAACGTGGTCACGGTGCCCCGCGACGACGGCTTTCAGGACAGCAGCTTCTGGGGCGTTTCCGCCACGGCCGACAACGACCTCGGTTTCGCCAACCTCACGACCATTCTCGCCTATCGCAAGAGCAAGCCGGACATCCTAACCTATGCTCCGGGGTTCCCCGGACGCTTGAGGGAAGATGACGATCAATATTCGGGCGAAATCCGCCTGTCCTCGAAAGACGATACGCGGCTCCGCTATGTTGTCGGCGCGTTCCTGTTCCGGGAAATGCAGGACGGTTACAACAACTACAACCAGGGATTGCTCGCCAACACGGAATATCTGCCCAAGCTGACGACGACCAGCAAGGCGGTGTTCGGGCAGTTGACCTATTCGCTGGTGGACAGCTTCCGCCTGGTCGCCGGCGGCCGCTACACCAAGGAAAACAAGACGCTGACGGGAAGCACCCGCAACAGCAGCTTCTTCGTCCCCAATCCGCCGTCCGTCCCGATCAGCGGCGACCTCGATTTCGGCAAGTTCACCTACAAGGCCGGGTTCGAGTGGGACGCGGCGCCGCGTTCTCTGGTCTACGCAAATATTTCGACCGGCTTCAAGGCGGGCGGCTTCTATCCATCGGCCGGCCGCAACACCTACAAGCCCGAAACGCTGACCGCCTACACTTTGGGCGCCAAGAACCGCTTCCTCGACAATCGCCTTCAGGTGAACCTCGAGGCCTTTTACTGGAACTACCGCGACCAGCAGATCAGCTATGTGGGACCTATCGAAGCGACGCCCGGCAATTTTGCCCAGGCAGGTGTTACTGTGAATGCTGGCAAGGCGCGGATGTACGGCGCCGAAGCCGAACTGCTGCTGAGGGCTACGCCGCGCGATACATTCGGCGCAACGGTGCAGTACCTCAATTCCAGGTACCAGAGCCTCGTCTACAACGCGATTTCTACCAACGGCTCGCCGTTGATCACGTCTTGCGCAGTCACCAATGATACGCGGACCGCGACGCCCCCGATCCGGCTGTTCATCGTCGATTGCTCGGGCAAGCCCAGCGTCTACTCACCCAAGTGGACGGCGAACCTCAGCTATGAGCATCGCTTCTCAGTCGGCTCCGATTACGAGCTGGTGGCGGGTGCGCGCAGTCGTCTTGAAAGCTCGGCCTGGCTCAACCTCGACTATCTGGATTACCAGAAGCGCGGCGGATCGCGAACTTCGGACGCTTATCTGAACTTCTCGGCGCCGGGCAATCGTTGGTCGGTCGGTGCCTTCGTCAACAACATCGAGGACAGCACCGTCTATGCCGGCGGTCTGACCAGACCAATCATAAACGCGACGTTGCTAACGCTGCGTCCTCCGCGGACGTACGGCATCCGCGTCGGATTTCATCTTTGA
- a CDS encoding MFS transporter produces the protein MSTDGSEFQRGWPVVLAASSGVGLGIAGLLTYTAGVFAKDLAVGIGLSRTALGAAFFLSTVALALALPLVGWLIDRFGPRWPAIGGALGLALGFALLGTAVHSVAAYMLVMTGIGFIAAASSPVAHTRAVNAVFVRSRGLALGLTQLGIGLAAMIVPPVVAAVIIGYGWQAGYLALAAIAAFGVIPAAALPSGRNETRRLDSASSAEELRSPTFRLLLLSFGMMALAFAGLLPHFVPMLREAGLGAAQAAGLASIIGASVIVSRILVGWLADRISAPFIAAASCVLCAIGCLALAWKGAALAWLGAIALGSAMGAEADLIGYLTARYFRLANYGRLYAIQYAGFMLMAGLGPLWVGALADATGGYRTPLLVTVGGLVVAIVLFLRLPRVERASQA, from the coding sequence TTGAGTACTGACGGGTCGGAATTTCAGCGCGGCTGGCCAGTAGTGCTGGCCGCGTCGTCCGGCGTCGGGCTCGGCATCGCCGGTCTCCTCACCTACACGGCAGGTGTCTTCGCCAAGGATCTGGCGGTCGGCATCGGGCTCAGCCGAACCGCTCTTGGCGCCGCGTTCTTTCTTTCCACCGTGGCGCTGGCGCTGGCGCTGCCGCTAGTCGGCTGGCTGATCGACCGCTTCGGCCCTCGCTGGCCAGCGATAGGCGGCGCACTTGGATTGGCGCTTGGCTTCGCTCTGCTTGGAACGGCGGTTCACTCGGTCGCAGCCTACATGCTGGTGATGACGGGCATCGGCTTCATCGCCGCCGCATCCAGTCCCGTCGCGCATACCCGCGCGGTCAATGCCGTCTTCGTCCGGTCGCGCGGGCTGGCCCTCGGCTTGACGCAGCTTGGTATCGGTCTCGCCGCGATGATCGTCCCGCCCGTCGTCGCGGCCGTCATCATCGGCTATGGCTGGCAAGCCGGCTATCTCGCACTTGCCGCCATTGCCGCCTTCGGTGTCATTCCCGCAGCGGCGCTGCCAAGCGGCCGCAATGAAACACGGCGATTGGACTCCGCCTCGTCGGCCGAGGAACTGCGCTCGCCTACCTTCCGGCTGCTGCTTCTGTCGTTCGGCATGATGGCCCTCGCCTTCGCCGGCCTGCTCCCGCACTTCGTCCCCATGCTCCGCGAAGCAGGGCTCGGTGCCGCTCAGGCAGCCGGGCTGGCATCGATCATCGGCGCCTCGGTGATCGTCAGCCGCATACTGGTGGGCTGGCTGGCAGACCGCATCTCGGCCCCATTCATTGCGGCGGCGTCGTGCGTCCTGTGCGCAATTGGCTGCCTCGCGCTTGCCTGGAAAGGCGCCGCACTTGCCTGGCTGGGGGCAATCGCGCTCGGCTCGGCAATGGGCGCGGAGGCCGACCTTATCGGATATCTCACGGCGCGTTACTTCAGGCTCGCCAACTATGGCCGGCTTTATGCGATACAGTATGCAGGGTTCATGCTCATGGCAGGCCTGGGGCCGCTGTGGGTCGGCGCGCTGGCCGATGCTACCGGAGGTTACCGCACGCCCCTGCTCGTCACGGTCGGCGGCCTGGTCGTCGCGATCGTCCTGTTCCTTAGGCTGCCCCGCGTGGAGCGCGCGTCTCAGGCCTGA
- a CDS encoding fumarylacetoacetate hydrolase family protein translates to MMFATQDDGSRDGRLVIVSKDHERFLPGPVATLQQLLEEWHSHVDALSGAAAALDEGAGEKLDIAALLAPLPRSWQWLDGSAFTSHGALMQRAFKMPPIESDLPLMYQGLSHTFLSACADVRLPSEAHGIDFEGEFGVITDDVPMGVTAEAAMDHIRLVVQINDWSLRTFAASEMKTGFGWIQAKPACSVAPVAVTPDELGAAWRKGRVCLPLHVHWNGEDFGRPNGSEMAFGFHELLAHAALTRSLPAGTIIGSGTVSNDDYATHGSTCVSERRGIEMIEQGAPKTDFLRFGDRIQMEAVGPDGQPLFGTLDQLVVQA, encoded by the coding sequence ATGATGTTCGCCACACAGGATGACGGCAGCCGTGACGGCCGACTGGTGATCGTTTCCAAGGATCACGAGCGTTTTCTGCCGGGGCCGGTTGCGACGCTTCAGCAGCTGCTGGAGGAGTGGCATTCACACGTCGATGCGCTGAGTGGTGCAGCTGCGGCGCTTGACGAGGGTGCGGGCGAAAAGCTTGACATCGCAGCGCTGCTCGCACCTTTGCCCCGCTCGTGGCAGTGGCTCGACGGGTCGGCCTTCACCAGTCACGGCGCGCTGATGCAGCGGGCGTTCAAGATGCCGCCGATCGAGAGTGATCTGCCGCTGATGTATCAGGGCCTTTCCCACACCTTTCTTTCTGCTTGCGCAGACGTTCGCTTGCCGTCGGAAGCGCATGGCATCGACTTCGAGGGTGAGTTCGGCGTCATCACCGACGACGTTCCCATGGGTGTCACGGCCGAAGCGGCGATGGATCACATCCGGTTGGTGGTGCAGATCAACGACTGGTCTCTGCGCACCTTTGCCGCGAGTGAGATGAAGACGGGCTTCGGCTGGATTCAGGCCAAGCCGGCGTGCAGCGTCGCTCCCGTCGCAGTGACGCCGGACGAGCTTGGTGCTGCGTGGCGCAAGGGACGGGTGTGCCTGCCGCTGCACGTGCATTGGAACGGCGAGGACTTTGGCCGTCCGAATGGGAGCGAGATGGCGTTCGGATTTCACGAGCTGCTCGCGCATGCGGCGCTGACGCGGTCCCTGCCGGCCGGAACCATCATCGGCTCCGGCACGGTGTCGAACGACGATTATGCGACGCATGGTTCAACCTGTGTGTCGGAGCGCCGTGGAATCGAGATGATCGAACAGGGCGCGCCTAAGACTGACTTCCTGCGCTTTGGCGACCGGATCCAGATGGAAGCCGTCGGGCCCGACGGCCAGCCGCTATTCGGAACCCTCGATCAGCTGGTGGTTCAGGCCTGA
- a CDS encoding cyclase family protein, translated as MSRRFVDLSITLDNETITDPPFMRPRITYQTHLETVADMQHFFPGLTAEQLPGGMGFGAAENVTLTTHNGTHLDAPWHYHPTMDGGKRAITIDEVPLDWCFRPGVKLDFRQFENGYVATAGDVEAELERIGYELRPLDIVLVNTRAGAALGDPEFVHIGCGMGYEATMYLTTRGVRVTGTDAWSWDAPFSYTAKRVAETGDTSLIWEGHKAGRDIGYCHLEKLHNLEALPAHGFTVSCFPHKIRGASAGWTRAVAIIDDETESQAA; from the coding sequence GTGAGCCGGCGCTTCGTCGATCTGTCGATCACTCTCGACAATGAGACGATCACCGACCCGCCGTTCATGCGGCCCAGGATCACCTACCAAACCCATCTCGAAACCGTTGCCGACATGCAGCATTTCTTCCCGGGCCTTACCGCCGAGCAATTGCCCGGGGGGATGGGCTTCGGTGCGGCGGAGAATGTGACGCTGACAACGCACAACGGCACGCACCTCGATGCTCCGTGGCATTACCATCCGACCATGGATGGCGGGAAGCGGGCGATCACGATTGACGAGGTGCCACTGGACTGGTGCTTTCGGCCGGGCGTGAAATTGGACTTCCGCCAGTTCGAGAACGGTTATGTGGCGACCGCTGGGGATGTTGAGGCGGAGCTCGAACGCATCGGCTACGAGTTGCGCCCGCTCGACATCGTGCTCGTCAACACCCGCGCGGGCGCAGCACTCGGCGATCCCGAATTTGTCCACATCGGCTGTGGCATGGGCTATGAGGCGACGATGTACCTGACGACCCGTGGCGTGCGGGTCACGGGCACCGACGCTTGGAGCTGGGACGCACCGTTCAGCTACACCGCCAAGAGGGTTGCCGAAACTGGCGACACGTCGCTCATATGGGAAGGCCACAAGGCCGGACGCGACATCGGTTATTGTCACCTTGAGAAGTTGCACAATCTCGAAGCGCTTCCCGCTCACGGCTTCACCGTAAGCTGTTTTCCGCACAAGATCCGCGGCGCTTCGGCGGGCTGGACTCGAGCGGTGGCAATCATCGACGACGAGACGGAGAGCCAAGCGGCATGA